The following are encoded together in the Streptomyces sp. NBC_00358 genome:
- a CDS encoding GntR family transcriptional regulator: MRIPAHSVCTAIRDDIVAGVYERGGRLTEELLARRYGVSRVPVREALRTLEAEGFVVTRRHAGACVAEPTEQEAADLLEMRMLLEPLGAARAAQRRTEAHLKVLRGLVRLGQERSRRGHSEDLRSLGGWFHETLAQASGSPALTSTLAQLRHKIAWMYSVDAPADPVESWAEHGGIVDAVARGDSERARAITALHTERATAVHRLRFPGGGDRPDRVRSSQHPVNMLGPRH, from the coding sequence ATGCGTATTCCGGCGCACTCGGTATGCACGGCGATCCGTGACGACATCGTCGCGGGTGTCTACGAGCGCGGCGGCCGGCTCACCGAGGAACTGCTCGCGCGGCGCTACGGCGTCTCGCGTGTCCCCGTGCGCGAGGCGCTGCGCACCCTGGAGGCCGAGGGCTTCGTCGTGACCCGCCGGCACGCGGGGGCGTGCGTCGCGGAACCCACGGAGCAGGAGGCCGCGGATCTCCTGGAGATGCGCATGCTGCTGGAGCCGCTGGGTGCCGCCAGGGCCGCCCAGCGGCGCACGGAGGCCCATCTCAAGGTGCTCCGAGGCCTGGTCAGACTGGGCCAGGAGCGTTCCAGGAGGGGCCACAGCGAGGATCTGCGCTCGCTGGGCGGCTGGTTCCACGAGACGCTCGCACAGGCCTCCGGAAGCCCCGCCCTGACCTCCACCCTCGCCCAGCTGCGCCACAAGATCGCCTGGATGTACTCGGTGGACGCGCCCGCCGATCCCGTGGAGTCCTGGGCGGAGCACGGCGGCATCGTGGACGCGGTCGCCCGCGGTGACAGCGAGCGGGCCCGCGCGATCACGGCCCTGCACACCGAGCGGGCGACGGCCGTGCACCGGCTCCGGTTTCCCGGCGGCGGTGATCGGCCGGACCGTGTGAGAAGTTCGCAACATCCCGTAAACATGTTGGGCCCGCGTCATTAA
- a CDS encoding M23 family metallopeptidase translates to MAFSCGTGKHRRPSRVHSTTKTAVGVAALTTTGVIGTLGSPAFAAESPVEQTGLTQAVTLGDSVADQVDAQAFAQQRAADEAAARKQAEQTARKHAAEQAAKLRETKERAAREAERKRLNTFVIPITGSYISTGYQASSSLWSSGSHTGVDFHAASGTSVHAVGSGTVVTTGWGGAYGNQVVIKMHDGTYTMYGHLSSIGVSVGQTVTPGQQIGLSGATGNTTGPHLHFEARTTAEYGSDIDPVAYLRSHGVNV, encoded by the coding sequence ATGGCGTTCTCCTGTGGCACCGGCAAGCATCGTCGTCCGAGCCGGGTGCACAGCACCACCAAGACCGCCGTCGGGGTCGCGGCGCTCACCACCACCGGTGTGATCGGAACTCTGGGCTCCCCCGCGTTCGCCGCGGAGTCCCCCGTGGAGCAGACCGGGCTGACCCAGGCCGTCACCCTCGGCGACTCGGTCGCCGACCAGGTCGACGCCCAGGCCTTCGCGCAGCAGCGCGCCGCCGACGAGGCCGCAGCGCGCAAGCAGGCCGAGCAGACCGCGCGCAAGCACGCCGCCGAGCAGGCCGCGAAGCTGCGTGAGACCAAGGAGCGCGCCGCCCGCGAGGCCGAGCGCAAGCGCCTGAACACCTTCGTCATCCCGATCACCGGTTCGTACATCTCCACCGGGTACCAGGCGAGCAGCAGCCTCTGGTCCTCCGGCAGCCACACCGGCGTCGACTTCCACGCCGCCTCCGGCACCTCGGTCCACGCCGTCGGCTCCGGCACGGTCGTCACGACCGGCTGGGGCGGTGCCTACGGCAATCAAGTCGTGATCAAGATGCACGACGGCACGTACACCATGTACGGCCACCTGTCGTCCATCGGTGTGTCCGTGGGGCAGACGGTCACCCCGGGGCAGCAGATCGGCCTCTCCGGGGCCACCGGCAACACGACCGGACCGCACCTTCACTTCGAGGCCCGTACGACCGCCGAGTACGGCTCGGACATCGACCCGGTCGCGTACCTGCGTTCGCACGGCGTCAACGTCTGA
- a CDS encoding M16 family metallopeptidase, whose protein sequence is MTELATMDFHPRPEAGQPKPWAFPAPERGTLDNGLTVLRCHRPGQQVVAVEVILAAPLDAEPAGLDGIGTIMARAFSEGTDKHSAEDFAAELERCGATLDAHADHPGVRLSLEVPVSRLAKALGLLSDALRAPAFADSEVERLVRNRLDEIPHETANPARRAAKELSKELFPATARMSRPRQGTEETVQKIDSAAVRAFYEKHVRPGTATAVVVGDLTGVDLDELLGDTLGSWTGSSAEPRPVPPVTADDTGRVIIVDRPGAVQTQLLIGRVGADRHDRVWPAQVLGTYCLGGTLTSRLDRVLREEKGYTYGVRAFGQVLRSAPDGTGVAMLAISGSVDTPNTGPALDDLWKVLRTLAAEGLTDAERDIAVQNLVGVAPLKFETAAAVASTLADQVEQHLPDDYQATLYQQLAATGTVEATAAAVSAFPVDRLVTVLVGDAAQIAEPVKALGIGEVSVVAAE, encoded by the coding sequence GTGACCGAGCTCGCCACCATGGACTTCCACCCGCGGCCCGAGGCCGGCCAGCCGAAGCCGTGGGCGTTTCCCGCCCCCGAGCGCGGCACCCTGGACAACGGCCTGACCGTGCTGCGCTGCCATCGACCCGGCCAGCAGGTCGTCGCCGTCGAGGTCATCCTCGCCGCGCCGCTCGATGCCGAGCCCGCGGGCCTGGACGGCATCGGCACGATCATGGCGCGTGCCTTCTCCGAGGGCACCGACAAGCACTCGGCCGAGGACTTCGCCGCCGAACTGGAGCGCTGCGGCGCCACGCTCGACGCGCACGCCGACCACCCGGGCGTTCGCCTGTCCCTCGAAGTGCCCGTCTCACGCCTGGCGAAGGCGCTCGGACTGCTCTCCGACGCCCTGCGGGCACCCGCGTTCGCGGACAGCGAGGTCGAGCGGCTGGTGCGCAACCGGCTGGACGAGATCCCGCACGAGACGGCCAACCCCGCCCGCCGTGCCGCCAAAGAGCTCTCCAAGGAGCTGTTCCCGGCGACCGCGCGCATGTCGCGCCCGCGTCAGGGCACCGAGGAGACCGTCCAGAAGATCGACTCCGCAGCGGTACGCGCCTTCTACGAGAAGCATGTGCGCCCCGGCACGGCGACCGCCGTCGTCGTCGGAGACCTGACCGGTGTCGACCTCGACGAGCTGCTCGGCGACACGCTCGGCTCCTGGACCGGTTCGTCGGCCGAGCCCCGTCCCGTGCCGCCGGTGACCGCCGACGACACCGGCCGCGTGATCATCGTCGACCGCCCCGGCGCCGTCCAGACGCAGTTGCTCATCGGCCGGGTCGGCGCCGACCGGCACGACCGTGTGTGGCCCGCCCAGGTACTCGGCACGTACTGCCTCGGCGGCACCCTCACCTCGCGCCTGGACCGCGTCCTGCGCGAGGAGAAGGGCTACACCTACGGCGTGAGGGCGTTCGGCCAGGTCCTGCGCTCCGCGCCGGACGGCACGGGCGTCGCGATGCTCGCCATCAGCGGCTCCGTGGACACCCCGAACACCGGTCCCGCGCTCGACGACCTGTGGAAGGTGCTGCGCACCCTCGCGGCCGAGGGACTGACCGACGCCGAGCGTGACATCGCCGTGCAGAACCTGGTGGGCGTGGCGCCCCTCAAGTTCGAGACGGCCGCGGCCGTCGCGAGCACACTCGCGGACCAGGTCGAGCAGCACCTGCCGGACGACTACCAGGCGACGCTGTATCAGCAACTCGCCGCCACAGGAACCGTGGAGGCCACCGCGGCGGCCGTGAGCGCCTTCCCGGTGGACCGTCTGGTGACCGTTCTGGTGGGCGACGCGGCGCAGATCGCGGAGCCCGTCAAGGCTCTCGGAATCGGTGAAGTCAGCGTGGTGGCCGCCGAGTAG
- a CDS encoding M16 family metallopeptidase — protein sequence MPMGHTATAEAGSGGLTATEHRLANGLRVVLSEDHLTPVAAVCLWYDVGSRHEVEGRTGLAHLFEHLMFQGSKQVHGNGHFEFVQGAGGSLNGTTSFERTNYFETMPTHQLELALWLEADRMGSLLAALDDESMENQRDVVKNERRQRYDNVPYGTAFEKLTALSYPEGHPYHHTPIGSMADLDAATLEDARAFFRTYYAPNNAVLSVVGDIDPEQTLAWVEKYFGSIAGHDGKAAPRDGSLPDIIGEELREVVEEEVPARALMAAYRLPEDGTRACDAADLALTVLGGGESSRLYNRLVRRDRTAVAAGFGLLRLAGAPSLGWLDVKTSGDVEVPVIEAAVDEELARFAEEGPTAEEMERAQAQLEREWLDRLGTVAGRADELCRYAVLFGDPQLALTAVQRVLDVTAQEVQEAAKARLRPDNRAVLVYEPTTAEATEAAGSADETDEEAAK from the coding sequence ATGCCCATGGGTCACACGGCCACAGCTGAGGCAGGCTCCGGCGGCCTGACAGCGACCGAGCACCGCCTGGCCAACGGCCTGCGCGTGGTGCTCTCCGAGGACCATCTGACCCCGGTCGCGGCGGTGTGCCTCTGGTACGACGTCGGCTCGCGCCACGAGGTCGAGGGCCGGACCGGACTCGCCCACCTTTTCGAACACCTGATGTTCCAGGGCTCCAAGCAGGTTCACGGCAACGGTCACTTCGAGTTCGTCCAGGGCGCCGGCGGCTCGCTCAACGGCACGACGAGCTTCGAGCGCACCAACTACTTCGAGACCATGCCCACCCACCAGCTGGAGCTCGCCCTCTGGCTGGAGGCCGACCGCATGGGTTCGCTGCTGGCCGCGCTGGACGACGAGTCCATGGAGAACCAGCGCGACGTCGTCAAGAACGAACGTCGGCAGCGCTACGACAACGTGCCGTACGGCACCGCGTTCGAGAAGCTCACCGCGCTCTCGTACCCCGAGGGCCACCCGTACCACCACACGCCGATCGGGTCGATGGCGGACCTGGACGCGGCCACCCTGGAGGACGCCCGCGCGTTCTTCCGCACCTACTACGCGCCCAACAACGCGGTTCTGTCGGTCGTGGGGGACATCGACCCGGAGCAGACGCTCGCCTGGGTCGAGAAGTACTTCGGCTCGATCGCCGGGCACGACGGCAAGGCCGCCCCGCGTGACGGCTCGCTGCCCGACATCATCGGCGAGGAACTGCGCGAGGTCGTCGAGGAAGAGGTCCCGGCGCGCGCCCTGATGGCGGCCTACCGGCTCCCGGAGGACGGCACGCGCGCGTGCGACGCCGCCGACCTCGCGCTCACCGTCCTCGGCGGCGGCGAGTCCTCCCGGCTCTACAACCGGCTCGTACGCCGTGACCGCACCGCCGTCGCGGCCGGGTTCGGCCTGCTGCGGCTCGCCGGAGCGCCCTCCCTGGGATGGCTGGACGTGAAGACGTCCGGCGACGTCGAGGTCCCGGTCATCGAGGCCGCCGTCGACGAGGAGCTCGCCCGGTTCGCCGAGGAGGGCCCCACGGCCGAGGAAATGGAGCGCGCGCAGGCCCAGTTGGAGCGCGAGTGGCTGGACCGGCTCGGCACCGTCGCGGGCCGCGCCGACGAACTGTGCCGGTACGCCGTCCTGTTCGGCGACCCGCAGCTCGCCCTGACCGCCGTGCAGCGCGTCCTCGACGTCACCGCACAGGAGGTCCAGGAGGCCGCCAAGGCCCGCCTGCGCCCCGACAACCGCGCGGTGCTCGTCTACGAGCCGACCACCGCCGAAGCCACCGAAGCGGCTGGCTCCGCCGACGAGACCGACGAGGAGGCGGCGAAGTGA